A window from Acidobacteriota bacterium encodes these proteins:
- a CDS encoding tetratricopeptide repeat protein yields the protein MASNGTSDLWLRAAKILGHALDLPTSERGAYVAEACGGDRALRREVERLLVIDTSVADAYDRPIFDFRAGPVPRDPDRIAGFELSGKIGEGGMSTVFRGTAAEEGHSRPVAIKVLRRGLESEEMIRRFRREGEILAGLRHPYIVALHGGGMLEDGRPYLVMPLVEGLPVDAFCGPLNLGQRLNLFAKICDAVQYAHRSLVVHRDLKPSNILITADGEPRLLDFGISTLLDPLTDHPLTRTRTDLRLLTPAYAAPEQISGGAISTACDVYALGTLLYELTTNRRPFGDDLDNEDEGLSERALLAAKCAHDPVRPSDRVDDAEPSGRQLRRQLRGDLDAIVLQAMALRPQDRYESVGHLAEDLRRHLENRPVRARPGRWTYRAGKFLARHRLGLALAGVVVLALSAVTLERERQRSRAEQAVQRAESVKGFLTSILEEAEPVQGSGLDVPLRQVLAGSSRRLADLADEPEVQTELMLLLGSIYLSLEEPEVASPLLEDGWRIRRAVFGPDDPSTAEGLCALGRRDLLSGELDAAEERLGQAVAVLRRSATKGSTNLAYCLNELANVHERRPDFEAAERVYREAYETALHQHGPAGERTLIIGINLANLLRQRGQLVQSEALLEELIRRFDAAPVGAVVHGLALSNLAVVRFQAGHTEGAESAFRQSLELYRRILGPAHPKTLVALSNLSMALRDLGQLDEAHGLLKERLALVADTAGKASPVRAKALEDLGALEQRQGLLNAAEEHLRQGLELNRLLHGDDHLKVATAANSLGSVLLTADQPTQALELFAEAARLRSAALGEDHPSSAISLANRGRAQTALSRFRKAQEDLELAHGRLRDHLGAEHWITALAAAWRARASRLAGDLDAARVHIASAIERLEANPSWSPVSEQIRVEWAVQELEEGRRYAAARALETALQRLEPAYGEAHPWPVQVRLLLAESLAEDDPEASRQLLGRIQRDWPPNWGPAHWRRQQVEALHALTDGGETVSLGRTVLRLQGLADGSDPVAAATARRLLPRLVDAS from the coding sequence ATGGCCTCCAACGGTACTTCCGATCTGTGGCTCCGAGCCGCGAAGATTCTCGGTCATGCGCTCGACCTACCCACTTCCGAGCGTGGTGCCTATGTCGCCGAGGCCTGCGGTGGCGATCGGGCGCTCCGCCGCGAAGTGGAGCGTCTGTTGGTCATCGACACCTCCGTTGCCGATGCTTACGACCGTCCGATCTTTGATTTTCGCGCCGGGCCGGTGCCGCGCGACCCGGACCGCATTGCCGGTTTCGAGTTGTCCGGCAAGATCGGCGAGGGCGGCATGTCGACCGTTTTTCGCGGCACGGCGGCCGAAGAGGGGCACTCGAGACCGGTGGCGATCAAGGTGCTGCGCCGGGGCCTGGAGAGCGAAGAGATGATCCGGCGTTTCCGCCGGGAAGGGGAGATCCTGGCGGGCTTGCGGCATCCCTACATTGTCGCGTTGCACGGCGGTGGCATGCTCGAGGATGGGCGTCCTTATCTGGTGATGCCCTTGGTCGAGGGGCTGCCGGTGGATGCGTTCTGTGGTCCCCTGAATCTGGGCCAACGCCTGAACCTGTTCGCGAAGATCTGCGACGCCGTGCAATACGCCCATCGCAGTCTGGTCGTCCACCGTGACTTGAAGCCATCGAACATTCTGATCACGGCGGACGGCGAGCCGCGGCTACTCGATTTCGGCATCTCTACGCTGCTCGATCCGTTGACCGACCACCCACTGACCCGAACACGAACCGACCTGCGCCTGCTGACGCCGGCCTACGCCGCGCCGGAGCAGATTTCGGGTGGTGCGATCTCCACCGCCTGCGATGTCTACGCCCTGGGCACTCTCCTCTACGAGCTCACCACCAACCGCCGACCGTTCGGCGACGACCTGGACAACGAGGACGAGGGTCTATCGGAAAGAGCGCTGCTGGCAGCCAAGTGCGCACACGATCCGGTGCGGCCGAGCGACCGCGTCGACGACGCCGAGCCGTCCGGCCGACAGCTTCGGCGGCAGCTGCGCGGCGATCTCGACGCCATTGTCTTGCAGGCCATGGCCCTACGGCCGCAAGATCGCTACGAGTCGGTGGGGCACCTGGCGGAAGACCTGCGCCGGCATCTCGAGAACCGTCCAGTGCGGGCGCGGCCGGGACGCTGGACATACCGCGCCGGCAAGTTTCTGGCCCGCCACCGGCTCGGCCTGGCGCTAGCGGGCGTCGTTGTTCTAGCGCTCAGCGCCGTGACCTTGGAGCGCGAGCGTCAGCGTTCGAGGGCGGAGCAGGCGGTGCAGCGGGCGGAGAGCGTCAAAGGGTTTCTGACCTCGATACTCGAGGAGGCCGAGCCGGTCCAGGGATCCGGTCTGGATGTGCCGCTGCGACAGGTGCTGGCCGGCAGCTCGCGGCGGCTGGCCGATCTGGCGGACGAGCCCGAGGTGCAGACTGAGCTCATGCTGTTGCTCGGCTCCATCTACTTGAGCCTAGAGGAGCCGGAGGTGGCGTCACCGCTGCTGGAGGACGGCTGGAGGATCCGCCGGGCGGTCTTCGGTCCGGATGATCCGTCGACGGCTGAAGGCTTGTGTGCTTTGGGACGCCGGGATCTGCTGAGCGGCGAGCTCGACGCGGCGGAAGAGCGCCTGGGGCAGGCGGTGGCGGTGCTGCGGCGGTCGGCCACGAAAGGCTCGACCAACCTGGCCTACTGCTTGAACGAGTTGGCCAACGTACACGAGCGTCGCCCCGACTTCGAGGCGGCGGAGAGGGTTTACCGCGAAGCCTACGAAACCGCTCTGCACCAGCACGGCCCTGCCGGTGAGCGGACACTGATCATAGGAATCAATCTGGCGAATCTGTTGAGGCAGCGGGGCCAGCTCGTTCAATCGGAAGCTCTACTCGAAGAGCTGATCCGTCGATTCGATGCGGCCCCGGTGGGTGCCGTCGTGCATGGCTTGGCGCTGTCGAACCTGGCGGTGGTGCGCTTCCAGGCGGGCCACACAGAGGGGGCCGAGTCGGCCTTCCGCCAGTCCTTGGAGCTCTACCGCCGAATTCTGGGGCCGGCTCACCCAAAGACGCTCGTCGCATTGAGCAACCTGAGCATGGCCTTGCGCGACCTCGGTCAGCTCGACGAAGCTCACGGCCTGCTCAAAGAGCGCCTGGCCCTGGTCGCGGATACCGCTGGCAAGGCGTCCCCTGTCAGAGCGAAAGCACTCGAGGATCTGGGGGCCCTCGAGCAGCGGCAGGGCCTGCTCAACGCCGCCGAGGAACACCTTCGACAGGGCCTGGAGCTGAATCGCCTACTCCACGGGGACGACCACCTGAAGGTGGCGACTGCCGCCAACTCTCTGGGAAGTGTCCTGCTGACCGCTGACCAGCCCACCCAAGCGTTGGAGCTGTTCGCGGAGGCCGCGAGGCTGCGTTCGGCAGCTCTCGGTGAGGACCACCCCAGTTCGGCCATCAGCCTCGCCAACCGCGGCCGAGCGCAGACGGCCCTCAGCCGGTTTCGAAAGGCCCAGGAGGACCTCGAGCTGGCCCATGGAAGGCTGCGGGACCATCTCGGGGCCGAGCACTGGATCACCGCACTAGCGGCCGCCTGGCGAGCCCGCGCGTCACGGCTGGCCGGCGATCTCGACGCCGCCCGCGTGCACATTGCCTCCGCCATCGAACGACTGGAGGCGAACCCGTCGTGGTCACCGGTGTCGGAGCAAATCCGTGTCGAGTGGGCGGTCCAAGAACTCGAAGAGGGTCGGAGATACGCGGCAGCGCGCGCGCTGGAAACGGCCCTTCAGCGGCTGGAGCCAGCCTATGGCGAGGCCCATCCCTGGCCGGTCCAGGTACGCCTGCTGCTGGCCGAGTCGCTGGCGGAAGATGACCCCGAGGCATCGCGCCAGCTCCTCGGCCGGATTCAGCGCGACTGGCCACCCAACTGGGGGCCGGCCCACTGGCGGCGACAGCAGGTCGAGGCGCTCCATGCGCTGACGGACGGCGGCGAAACGGTTTCCCTGGGTCGTACGGTGTTGCGGCTGCAGGGGTTGGCGGACGGCTCCGACCCGGTCGCTGCAGCCACGGCCCGCCGTCTGCTGCCGCGGCTGGTCGACGCTTCGTAG
- a CDS encoding peptidyl-prolyl cis-trans isomerase, translated as MPSMTLPRTLLVLAFLLAAPPALGETVYKVVMNVNDEILSLYDYEERKKEFEQQLLAQDNLPTAQRRQILDELPKRVFRLMFEELLLISRAKQTGVFISEEDVDRQLDRIRESFGIETESDFQRALQQNGMTLDDFREQTRRQAMIDNLLYRDVSATLEVPDEVVRRIYRENPEDFQDPERLRLQEIVVLEDSDLSADERSAVADEIRGAVAAGGDLAEIAEARSAAGETSGLIALGWVSPGDLAPELEEPIWKLQSGEISAPIEARGGLHLVKVLEREEASEKPFSEVQEAIRRREQGRLYADALAEYMDRLESEAWVKLDPPPEAEGFRQTATVRDETLPEPVETAEEAAEEQMEASAEEAAAPPEDGLLPSTSPIPTGDALDEVRPDPSPPSD; from the coding sequence ATGCCCTCGATGACCCTGCCCCGCACCCTGCTGGTTCTCGCCTTCTTGCTGGCGGCGCCGCCGGCCCTCGGCGAAACCGTCTACAAGGTCGTGATGAACGTCAATGACGAAATCCTGAGCCTGTACGACTACGAAGAGCGCAAGAAGGAGTTTGAGCAGCAGCTCCTCGCCCAGGACAACCTCCCCACGGCCCAGCGGCGGCAGATCCTCGACGAGCTGCCGAAGCGGGTTTTCCGGCTGATGTTCGAAGAACTCCTGCTCATCTCCCGCGCCAAGCAGACCGGCGTCTTCATCAGCGAGGAAGACGTCGACCGGCAGCTCGACCGCATCCGCGAGAGCTTCGGCATCGAAACGGAGTCGGACTTCCAGCGCGCCCTGCAGCAGAACGGCATGACCCTGGACGACTTTCGCGAGCAGACCCGCCGCCAGGCGATGATCGACAACCTCCTCTACCGTGACGTGTCGGCCACCCTCGAGGTGCCGGACGAAGTGGTGCGGCGCATCTACCGCGAGAATCCGGAGGACTTCCAGGATCCGGAGCGCCTGCGCCTGCAGGAGATCGTCGTGCTGGAGGACAGCGACCTGTCAGCGGACGAACGGAGCGCCGTGGCGGACGAGATCCGCGGCGCCGTGGCCGCCGGAGGAGATCTGGCGGAGATCGCCGAAGCGCGCTCTGCGGCGGGGGAAACAAGCGGCCTGATCGCCCTCGGCTGGGTGTCTCCCGGAGACCTCGCGCCGGAACTGGAAGAGCCCATCTGGAAGCTTCAAAGCGGTGAGATCAGCGCCCCCATCGAAGCGCGCGGCGGCCTCCATCTGGTGAAAGTGCTGGAGCGCGAGGAAGCGTCCGAAAAGCCCTTCTCGGAGGTGCAGGAGGCGATTCGCCGCCGCGAGCAGGGCCGCCTCTACGCCGACGCCCTGGCCGAGTACATGGACCGCCTGGAGAGCGAAGCCTGGGTGAAGCTCGACCCGCCGCCGGAAGCGGAGGGCTTCCGCCAAACCGCCACGGTGCGCGACGAAACCCTGCCGGAGCCCGTCGAGACGGCAGAAGAAGCCGCCGAAGAGCAGATGGAAGCCTCCGCCGAAGAGGCAGCCGCCCCGCCCGAGGATGGCCTTCTCCCCTCCACCAGCCCGATCCCCACCGGCGATGCGCTGGACGAAGTGCGGCCCGATCCAAGCCCGCCTTCGGATTGA
- a CDS encoding peptidylprolyl isomerase: MRRRRNVPTPGWWLVALALACAPEAPTSPDLVARLDGEDIVYRDFELHLVELLRDDAEGLDNVTLSRLFDRFLDERLLVRLAVDQVLVPEGAAPRSAIDRLMERDPPPEPSAAEIIRAYERRRDSLARPERVRLRQILVEERATAERAAERLAQGEAFEAVAQDLSTIPSAASGGLRGELARTDLPPAFVDPIFGLDEGEVSGVVEAEYGFHIFQVMERLPADRPTLDEARPEILRSLRQSAAEARVRQLAAEARSRYNLQIFARNLPFNYQPSS, translated from the coding sequence TTGAGGCGACGACGGAACGTCCCGACGCCCGGTTGGTGGCTCGTCGCCCTGGCCCTGGCCTGCGCTCCGGAAGCGCCGACATCGCCGGACCTGGTGGCCCGCCTCGACGGCGAGGACATCGTTTACCGAGACTTCGAACTCCACCTCGTCGAGCTGCTGCGGGACGACGCCGAAGGCCTCGACAACGTCACCCTGTCTCGCCTGTTCGACCGCTTCCTCGACGAGCGCTTGCTGGTGCGACTGGCGGTTGACCAGGTGCTGGTGCCGGAAGGCGCGGCGCCGCGCTCAGCGATCGATCGTCTGATGGAGCGCGACCCGCCGCCGGAGCCTTCGGCGGCGGAGATCATCCGCGCCTACGAACGCCGGCGCGACTCCCTCGCCCGGCCGGAGCGAGTGCGCCTGCGGCAGATCCTGGTCGAAGAGCGGGCCACCGCCGAGCGCGCCGCCGAACGGCTGGCGCAGGGCGAAGCCTTCGAAGCGGTGGCGCAGGACCTCTCCACCATCCCCAGCGCCGCCTCCGGCGGACTGCGCGGCGAACTGGCCCGCACGGATCTGCCCCCCGCCTTCGTCGACCCGATCTTCGGTCTCGACGAAGGGGAGGTGAGCGGCGTGGTGGAGGCGGAGTACGGTTTCCACATCTTCCAGGTGATGGAGCGGCTACCGGCGGATCGCCCTACGCTGGACGAGGCGCGACCGGAGATTCTGCGTTCCCTACGCCAGAGCGCCGCCGAAGCCCGAGTTCGCCAATTGGCCGCCGAAGCGCGGAGCCGCTACAATCTACAGATCTTTGCGCGCAATCTACCCTTCAACTACCAGCCCAGTTCCTAG
- a CDS encoding ECF-type sigma factor has translation MRETHQDEATHLATDMDETQEPSGEIGEEPIGRAGGEVTALLQRWAEGDRRALDQLMPRLVGELKALARQQMYDAPDDVTLHPTAMVNEAYLRLVGVPLSGFAGRGQFFALAARVLRSVLVDHLRSRSSAKRGGDAVRLPLDWARAVPEPATLDIAAVLTLHDALHRLEEVDSRRGQVVELRYFGGLTLPEIAEALEVSLPTVERDWRVARRWLARELARDLGSAAGR, from the coding sequence GTGAGAGAAACCCATCAAGACGAGGCGACCCACCTCGCCACCGACATGGATGAGACCCAGGAGCCGAGCGGGGAGATCGGGGAAGAACCCATCGGGAGGGCCGGTGGTGAGGTCACGGCGCTGCTTCAGCGTTGGGCAGAGGGTGATCGCCGCGCCCTCGATCAGCTGATGCCGAGACTCGTCGGTGAACTCAAGGCTCTCGCCCGCCAACAGATGTACGACGCCCCCGACGACGTCACGCTCCATCCCACGGCGATGGTGAACGAGGCGTACCTTCGGCTGGTGGGAGTGCCGTTGAGCGGATTCGCCGGCCGAGGTCAGTTCTTCGCTCTGGCCGCCAGGGTGCTACGCAGTGTGCTGGTGGACCACCTGCGCTCTCGCTCGTCCGCGAAACGCGGTGGCGATGCCGTCCGGCTACCCCTGGATTGGGCGCGCGCCGTACCCGAGCCGGCGACCCTGGACATCGCAGCCGTGCTCACCTTGCACGACGCCCTACACCGACTGGAGGAGGTGGATTCGCGCCGTGGCCAGGTGGTGGAGCTGCGCTACTTCGGCGGCCTGACCCTGCCGGAAATTGCCGAAGCCTTGGAAGTGTCCTTGCCCACCGTCGAGCGCGACTGGCGAGTGGCGCGGCGATGGCTGGCCCGCGAATTGGCCCGCGATTTGGGCAGCGCCGCGGGCCGCTGA
- a CDS encoding glycosyltransferase family 39 protein: MDFLLAGRSVSPRRSLALALTLLFLALAVFGARVHWIEEAGTAERDDFVGQAEMITEGHLPRDAYRPLLYPLLAAGGSFVLGDAFAAARLLSNLAAVALAGLAWGFGRRLAPDRPMVAWSALALVVVNPNLWIIGQHVTTDMLFAALAAGSLLAALHHLEHPSVVSAATCGALLGCAAFTRGNALFLLPAIALAAFFAHRHKKCHPNVGGANPEDETGRWWWRTVLPLAAAALAGWIPHLVLRGIVFGDPFFDENWKNLAFKLYGYPDWTYLDRVPFSGPFEILRSNPSGVLAAAGREAVRFTGSGLAQLSGTMLHALAAAAGLFLALRHGPSRRAASWTLFAFGTFVAAVCLTFFAWGRLLLAFLPILATWMAFAARQIPHRRWRWLVLGGLVLLLAVKTFVFRLPAFVERHPYAELAALQELEVRLQPGEALAGAMPFAGRSLDVPYLPLPDGIGPLQEPEAYFEWLNQAVDEHSVAFVVIGALELRQRPPSLLAPATRDRSPMPALRLVKAGENLSVWRVERQRRASPPPQLR, translated from the coding sequence ATGGATTTCCTTCTCGCCGGTCGCTCCGTGAGCCCGCGCCGCAGCCTGGCTCTCGCTCTCACCCTTTTGTTTCTGGCCCTGGCGGTGTTCGGGGCGCGGGTGCACTGGATCGAAGAGGCCGGCACCGCGGAGCGCGACGACTTTGTCGGCCAGGCCGAGATGATCACCGAAGGACACCTGCCGCGGGACGCCTACCGGCCCCTCCTCTATCCCCTGCTGGCGGCCGGCGGGTCTTTTGTCCTTGGCGACGCCTTTGCCGCCGCGCGCCTGCTTTCGAACCTGGCGGCGGTCGCCCTGGCGGGTCTCGCCTGGGGATTCGGCCGACGCCTGGCGCCGGACCGCCCGATGGTCGCCTGGAGCGCCCTGGCGCTGGTGGTGGTGAATCCCAATCTGTGGATCATCGGCCAGCACGTCACCACCGATATGCTGTTCGCCGCCCTCGCCGCCGGCTCGCTGCTCGCCGCTCTCCACCACCTCGAACACCCGAGCGTTGTTTCCGCCGCCACCTGCGGAGCCCTTTTGGGTTGCGCCGCCTTCACTCGCGGCAACGCCCTCTTTCTGCTGCCGGCGATCGCCCTGGCCGCCTTCTTCGCCCACCGCCACAAAAAGTGCCACCCGAATGTCGGAGGGGCAAACCCTGAGGACGAGACAGGCCGCTGGTGGTGGCGCACAGTCCTCCCGCTGGCCGCCGCGGCCCTCGCCGGATGGATCCCGCACCTGGTACTGCGGGGGATCGTCTTCGGCGATCCATTCTTCGATGAGAACTGGAAGAACCTGGCGTTCAAGCTCTACGGCTACCCGGACTGGACCTACCTGGATCGGGTGCCCTTCTCCGGCCCCTTCGAGATCCTGCGGTCGAATCCCTCAGGCGTCCTCGCCGCCGCCGGGCGCGAGGCGGTGCGCTTTACCGGTAGCGGCCTGGCGCAGCTCTCCGGCACGATGCTGCACGCCCTCGCTGCCGCCGCCGGCCTGTTCCTCGCCCTGCGTCACGGCCCGAGCCGACGGGCGGCCAGCTGGACGCTCTTCGCCTTCGGGACCTTCGTTGCCGCCGTCTGCCTCACCTTCTTCGCCTGGGGCCGCCTGCTGTTGGCCTTTCTGCCGATACTGGCCACCTGGATGGCCTTCGCCGCCCGGCAGATTCCGCACCGGCGATGGCGGTGGTTGGTGCTCGGCGGCCTGGTTCTGCTGCTGGCGGTCAAGACCTTCGTCTTCCGGCTGCCGGCCTTCGTCGAGCGCCACCCCTACGCCGAGTTGGCGGCTCTCCAAGAGCTCGAAGTCCGCCTCCAGCCCGGTGAAGCGCTGGCCGGCGCCATGCCCTTCGCCGGTCGGAGTCTCGATGTGCCCTACCTCCCCCTGCCGGACGGCATCGGACCCTTGCAGGAACCGGAGGCTTACTTCGAGTGGCTCAACCAGGCCGTTGACGAGCACTCCGTCGCCTTCGTGGTGATTGGCGCCCTCGAGCTACGGCAGCGGCCGCCGAGCCTCCTCGCTCCCGCCACCCGGGACCGTTCCCCGATGCCGGCCCTTCGCCTGGTGAAAGCCGGCGAAAACCTGAGCGTGTGGCGAGTCGAGCGGCAGCGCCGAGCGAGTCCGCCGCCGCAACTCCGATAA
- the mfd gene encoding transcription-repair coupling factor translates to MADPRVWDALSRTLRSSVPYERLAASLGDVVRLPMAAAAWVANLLSEDRDRPLLVIVPRESDALAWLEGARLFGNPVSGAVYFPAPSLSPYQDTDTSLLVRAQESVAVNRILTGGVRTVVATPRALFRRLPTPQAARAACLGLATGEEIAQEDLIEHLMRFGYHRVDLVSEVGELSVRGGIFDLFPPSEELPIRLDFFGDTIDSIRRFDAGTQRSEASLDAVSILPLSLLPSGPAEAQRLAAMLPEQLGYDLGPEGAGQLDDLTERGGFGGWEHYLPLLEPANASLADFLHQPLMVTVDPPSLASEVEHHLELLETDWAARRENRRIALPPEILERSGNEVSALLDSAPLRIRDLVMAGEVAGDAIDFAATTTDLFQGQLPRFPQEVATARDRGDRCLVVAPEAHRRRIEELLEGREIPVGTGGCEVVAGDLQRGFRLPAAGVSIYGEAQLLPRAKPQRRPGRHRYGPFVSSLRDLKVGDFVVHVDHGIGQFVALRQLGAAPTAALGNGASLPPAVREMGKAAAAEAEVMEIAYAAGKSLLLPLSRLDMVQKYSGMEGVTPRLDKLGGTSWNKTKARVKKSLRDMADQLLKLYAERKVATAPIMPPDSDMIRQFAAAFAYEETPDQLDAIEAISTDLQRPQPMDRLLCGDVGYGKTEVAMRAAFKVVDGGYQVAVLAPTTILADQHLETFRKRFAGFPVNISMISRFRSAQEVSDVRKRLKKGEVDILIGTHRLLSKDIKFPKLGLLIVDEEQRFGVAQKERVKQLKKDVHVLAMSATPVPRTLQLSLAGVRDMSVIETPPKDRMAVETAILPFDGQLIREAIEAEIDRGGQVYYVYNRVETIERMQTFLRETVPDVRVTVGHGQLDERELARRMHAFTDGEYDVLLATTIIENGIDIPNVNTMIVHQADRFGLAQLYQLRGRVGRSDQLAYCYLLVPGDRVLSEAARKRLAAIREFTDLGAGFRIAARDLEIRGAGNLLGAEQSGHIAAVGIETYLKMLEEAVRELRGEAVDEAPSAALDLPVTLTIPADYIEDSNLRMEIYRKIASGETDEDELLAEITDRFGPPPQEIRTLLAVGRLKRQAEALRVQSVSFKSGKLTVRLRRDAKVDIDRLVEMVSNRSEASFSPTGVLTLHTGGEAPLAAAERILQELS, encoded by the coding sequence ATGGCCGATCCTCGCGTGTGGGACGCACTTTCCCGGACGCTGCGTAGCAGTGTGCCCTATGAGCGGCTGGCCGCCAGCCTCGGGGACGTCGTGCGCCTGCCGATGGCGGCGGCGGCATGGGTGGCGAATCTGCTGTCCGAGGATCGCGACCGGCCGCTGCTGGTGATCGTGCCGCGGGAGAGCGACGCCCTCGCCTGGCTCGAAGGGGCACGTTTGTTCGGCAATCCGGTCTCGGGCGCCGTGTACTTTCCGGCACCATCCCTGTCGCCCTACCAGGACACCGACACCTCGCTCCTGGTGCGGGCCCAGGAGTCCGTCGCGGTGAACCGCATCCTCACCGGCGGCGTGCGCACGGTGGTCGCCACGCCGCGGGCACTGTTCCGCCGGCTGCCCACACCGCAGGCGGCGCGCGCCGCCTGCCTCGGCCTCGCGACCGGCGAAGAGATCGCCCAGGAAGACCTGATCGAGCACCTGATGCGTTTCGGCTACCACCGGGTGGACCTGGTGTCGGAGGTCGGCGAATTGTCCGTGCGCGGCGGCATCTTCGATCTCTTCCCGCCCAGTGAAGAACTGCCCATTCGCCTCGACTTCTTCGGCGACACCATCGACTCCATCCGCCGCTTCGACGCCGGCACCCAACGTTCCGAGGCGAGCCTCGACGCGGTGTCGATCCTGCCGCTGTCGCTGCTGCCATCGGGCCCCGCCGAAGCGCAGCGGCTGGCCGCCATGCTGCCGGAGCAGCTCGGCTATGACCTCGGTCCGGAGGGCGCCGGCCAGCTTGACGATCTCACCGAGCGGGGCGGTTTCGGTGGCTGGGAGCACTACCTGCCGCTGTTGGAGCCGGCGAATGCCTCGCTGGCGGATTTTCTCCACCAGCCGCTGATGGTGACCGTCGATCCGCCCTCCCTGGCGAGCGAGGTCGAACACCACCTGGAGCTGTTGGAAACGGACTGGGCAGCGCGCCGGGAGAATCGCCGTATCGCCCTGCCGCCGGAGATCCTGGAGCGCTCCGGCAACGAGGTGTCGGCGCTGCTGGACTCGGCACCGCTCCGCATCCGCGACCTGGTGATGGCCGGCGAAGTCGCCGGCGACGCCATCGACTTCGCCGCCACCACCACCGACCTCTTCCAGGGCCAGCTACCGCGATTCCCGCAGGAGGTGGCGACGGCACGGGACCGCGGCGACCGCTGCCTGGTGGTGGCCCCGGAAGCGCACCGGCGGCGCATCGAAGAACTCTTGGAAGGGCGCGAAATCCCCGTCGGCACCGGCGGCTGCGAGGTGGTTGCCGGCGACTTGCAGCGCGGCTTCCGGCTGCCGGCGGCGGGGGTTTCGATCTACGGCGAGGCGCAACTGTTGCCGCGCGCCAAGCCGCAGCGGCGCCCGGGACGCCACCGCTACGGACCCTTCGTTTCGAGCCTACGGGACTTGAAGGTCGGCGACTTCGTGGTGCATGTAGACCACGGCATCGGGCAGTTCGTCGCCCTGCGCCAGCTCGGCGCCGCGCCGACGGCCGCTTTGGGCAACGGCGCCAGCCTGCCACCGGCGGTGCGCGAGATGGGCAAAGCGGCGGCCGCCGAGGCGGAGGTCATGGAGATCGCCTACGCCGCCGGCAAGAGCCTCCTGTTGCCGCTGTCGCGCCTCGACATGGTGCAGAAGTACTCGGGCATGGAGGGGGTCACCCCGCGCCTCGACAAACTGGGCGGCACCTCCTGGAACAAGACCAAGGCGCGGGTCAAAAAGTCCTTGCGGGACATGGCCGACCAGCTCTTGAAGCTGTACGCCGAGCGCAAGGTGGCCACGGCGCCGATCATGCCGCCGGACAGCGACATGATCCGCCAGTTCGCCGCCGCCTTCGCCTACGAGGAAACGCCCGACCAGCTCGACGCGATCGAGGCGATCTCCACGGACTTGCAGCGCCCCCAGCCGATGGACCGGCTGCTGTGCGGCGACGTCGGCTACGGCAAGACGGAGGTCGCCATGCGCGCCGCCTTCAAGGTGGTGGACGGCGGCTACCAGGTGGCGGTGCTGGCCCCCACCACCATCCTGGCGGACCAACACCTGGAGACCTTCCGCAAGCGCTTCGCCGGCTTCCCGGTCAACATCTCGATGATCTCCCGCTTCCGCAGCGCCCAGGAGGTGAGCGACGTCAGGAAGCGCCTCAAGAAGGGCGAGGTCGACATCCTCATCGGCACCCACCGGCTGCTGTCCAAGGACATCAAGTTTCCGAAGCTCGGTCTGCTGATCGTCGACGAAGAACAGCGCTTCGGGGTGGCCCAGAAGGAGCGCGTCAAGCAGCTCAAGAAGGATGTGCACGTGCTCGCCATGTCTGCCACTCCGGTGCCCCGCACGCTGCAGCTTTCGCTCGCCGGGGTGCGCGACATGTCGGTGATCGAAACGCCGCCGAAGGATCGCATGGCGGTGGAGACGGCCATTTTGCCCTTTGACGGCCAGCTCATCCGCGAGGCGATCGAAGCGGAGATCGACCGCGGCGGCCAGGTCTATTACGTCTACAACCGGGTGGAGACCATCGAGCGCATGCAAACCTTCCTGCGCGAGACGGTGCCCGACGTGCGGGTAACGGTGGGCCACGGCCAGCTCGACGAGCGCGAACTGGCGCGCCGCATGCACGCCTTCACGGACGGCGAGTACGACGTGTTGCTCGCCACCACTATCATTGAGAACGGCATCGACATCCCCAACGTCAACACCATGATCGTGCATCAGGCGGACCGTTTCGGCCTGGCGCAGCTCTACCAGCTCCGCGGCCGGGTGGGGCGAAGCGACCAGCTCGCCTACTGCTACCTGCTGGTGCCGGGGGATCGGGTGCTCTCCGAGGCGGCACGCAAGCGGCTGGCGGCGATCCGCGAGTTCACGGACCTGGGCGCCGGCTTCCGCATCGCCGCCCGGGACCTGGAGATCCGCGGCGCCGGCAACCTGCTGGGCGCCGAGCAGAGCGGCCACATTGCCGCCGTCGGCATCGAGACCTACTTGAAGATGCTCGAGGAGGCGGTGCGCGAACTGCGCGGCGAGGCGGTGGACGAAGCGCCCTCCGCCGCCCTCGACCTGCCGGTGACCCTCACCATCCCCGCCGACTACATCGAAGACTCCAATCTGCGGATGGAGATTTACCGCAAGATCGCCTCCGGCGAGACCGACGAGGACGAACTGCTGGCGGAGATCACCGACCGCTTCGGACCGCCCCCGCAAGAGATCCGCACCCTGCTCGCCGTCGGCCGCCTCAAGCGCCAGGCGGAGGCGCTACGAGTGCAGTCCGTTTCCTTCAAGTCCGGCAAGCTCACGGTGCGCCTGCGGCGCGACGCCAAGGTGGACATCGACCGCCTGGTGGAGATGGTCTCCAACCGCTCCGAAGCGAGCTTCAGCCCCACCGGCGTGCTCACCCTGCACACCGGCGGCGAAGCACCGCTGGCCGCCGCCGAACGCATCCTCCAGGAGCTCTCTTGA